The genomic interval TAATGATCAAGTCCGGATTAAATGGATTCAGATCGAGCCCTGAGGACTcagtaaattatttttatttttctgaagACATTTATAAGTAATacgtattttaattttttatagggacatatatgttaatatttgagctaatatttaatattttagttaatataatactaaaaattttactatatACTAAAACTCAGTGGGAGCTCATGCACCCACTTGAGATCCTCTGAGTCTGCCAGTGGATTTGGTTTCATGAAGCCAAGTGTCAAAGAAAACCAAATAATATATCTCAAGTTTAGTACGGTAAaatctctataaattaatatgtttgtgattgagaaaatttattattttagttagatattaatatatcgataaattaataatttattaatttattaaggtataataaatattttttttcttttttaaagaATTTACTTTTTGTTCCATTGATACCattattcaaaatataccaaattttTGAATTTATCACAGATACCattattcaaaatattatgttgtccaatgtcttgcattattgtatttgataataattaaatcaacaaaaaatttcaatgaaatcttcataaatgtaaaatttattatataaattatgttattattaatttatatattcgatgTGGTCTAtatgaattttcaaatttctattatcatataattttagtgaaatattaatttagcacGTTAATTTTAATTCagaattaataaaaaatattattttaatgaaattattaattaattaagtatTAATTTAACGAGATTCTACTATATATAGATTTATAAGGATCgataaaacaataaaacaatGGAAGAGATTGGGTTTCGATTAGGAGGATATGGGAGAAAGTGCAGTGAATCAGCTTAGGGTTTCTGAAGGTGGGAGTGTGTTGGATGATGAAGGGGCAAGATCCATGTGGGTACGTAAGGTCTATATACTATGATATGATGTGAAATGAATAAGAATCAAATCTCTTTCTTTGTATTCATAGAAACTTCCCGGAAAAAGTTCATTGTATCAAgcaaggaaagaaaaagaaccaTATCCAATATCACAGCCATGGCCTCACGTCACTGTGAATTGATGTTTGGTGGCATAGTATATCTCTGCCTGGTTTTGAGGGCAGGACAAACTTGTTGACCATAACAGTGAATATTATTACAGCTAGCATGATAACAACCTTAGTTAATTAAAACCTTCAATAAGTATTGTGTTGCATTTCTTATTCTCTTACATTGACCGACAAACATAACAACTCATGCTATGATTCTGATAAGTTTCCAAGATCCTCTACTTCTCTCAATCTGCATGTATCATTCTCTTAACATGGATAAATCATGAGATTGAAATGATACCTTGATACACATAGACTCTAACGTAAACATGTAGACATCAGTTCCGATGCTTTGGCCGATCTCTAGTTTTTACCATGTCTAATTGTCTGTGGGATAGAACTCTGGCCAAAATGTAAGCTCACAGTCACAGTTGCACTACAAATGATAACAGGGAACATTATGCAGAAAGAGTTCGCTTCTGACCAGATCGAAGGTAAAAATGACTTGCTTAAAATGGCCGTATCCGGTATCCAGCCCAAATAGTCATACGACTTCTAAACTCGTACTCCTTGTATCCCTCTTTAGTCTCTAGTATACCATCAAGTGGTACCTTCGAAGTTCACAAACACATGCAAAGCATATAGATGAGAAATGAGCAAATACTACAGTTAGATTTACTTCAAGCTTATCGGTCATAATGCATATGGCCATATGCAATGCCGAATTGCAGTTTGATGTAGAGTATTGCGGAAGCTCATAACTTGCTTAAGCTGCACTTGCAATACTATATCCTTGATAAAAGCATGAGCTGCTTATTCTAAGACATGCCATACGATCCACAATGTTCTTTCGTTCGCaagaaaaatcacatatctaAAACTACAATTAGAAGTCATTGATCCATTATTCGTTCATTTGCTTCTTGATTAAATCACATCTGTTTTAGCACTCTGATGTCAGAAGAGAATGACAACTTCTATACTTACTGCACATAATGGGGCTGGAGTGCATAGAATTTGAAACAAAGTAACACAAATATCCTGTCtttgtatataactatatattcaATTATCATCCCTCAAATTTAATCATGTGCATGATCATTACAAGGAATGTCACTAATGTCACTAGAGTAAGACAGAAACTATAACAACGACAaactacaacaacaacaataagtCCACTGCAAGCTTGATGGGGGCAATTTATGGAAATTTGTAAAGCTGTTAAAGCATTATTCCAAACCTTCACCTCTTTTGAATCTGCCTGAGTCACGCCAGTGCAACACAGCCAGTATAATGGTGCATCACTGCAACCATGTGAACTTCATGAGCACCCGAACTTAATACTGATAGCATCTCTAATGTGATGCTCCCTCAAATAAACTCAAAGCGCTGATTACAGATTCATATACTTTGATGCCTTTCAAGAATATGGTATCTTTTAAGAACTGCAAAAGAAACAAGGGAGTCAGGAAAAGAAATTGATCGTAACTGCACATCAAAAGGACTAGAACATATCGAACCTCATTATGATCATGCAGCAAGATTGGAGTATTTGTCATTGGGGAGAAACCTAGAGTAGGAATGCCCTGCTGTCTCATGAACCGTGCGTCGGTGGTTGAAGGCAAAATTTCAGGCATTGCAAGTTTCCCTCCAGCTGCTGTGACAGCTTGCTTGAATACAGGCCACCATGGATTGGAATCATCTGTTGGGGTCAATAAAGGGCGACCCTTGTAGTCTCTTGTTGGTCCACCCTCAATTATCTGCCATGTAAAAGAAACAATTCCATGAGCCTTTACTGACATATATTGATTGATTGCAAACAAAGTAGAGGCAATGAAGATGATAgttaaactcaaaatttcaagagTCTGGTGGAGCATAAAAATCTGGCATCCTAACAGATTTGATTAAAAgttccaatatatatatatccaaaatatgagAACTGCATATATTTGAAGCTGATACATGGATGACAGGATATGTTGGTAAAAAGACAGTACTTGCTCAAATGGCCATTTTCAAATCCATATAATGTCGGTATTGCACATATCCTAAATATGACAACTGCTCTTTGAGTGGTTTGCTCAGATTGCCATTTTCAAATCCATATGATGTTGATATGCACTTCAATGAATGATTAATCGGGAGTTGAAGAAGTTAAACCGGCCAGCCACCCTAGCTGTTTGTTGTTCTGGAACCAAAATTTACGCCTCTTATAAGTTGATGACTAACTTTGGTCCCATGTTGAGGACCCGAGCCATATTTGTTCACCATCACTACTTAAATGACTACCTGAGCCAGAGTTGTTCACTATCACTACTTGATGACTACGTATCAATTACTTGAATTTGTAATAAAGAGATGGTTGAAAGTTAACCATACGAGTGTAAACAAATAAGATAGAAACAAGGTACCACATAAACCAATACGGCAAGACCCCTACTGCGGACCACAAAGTTCTCGACAGACGAGTTCTGCCAGAATTCTTATTCTAGAAGTGTAACCCTCAGAAAATGAAGTTGATTTGAGTTTCTAGTAGTATCGAATATTCTGGTACCAACTAGCTTAGCTAATAGTGACTATTGAGTGGCCGCCACCAACTTCTAGCGTCCATTAAGTACAGAAAACATTGATGCAAATATTGCATATTCAGCGCTACACATGTATAAACACACTGAGTTGAGCTGATGGAAATGGCAAACATAAAGCCTAGTTCAGCGGTTTTCATCATGCAATCAAAGTATCAGACTCATCCCATCTAATTCGCAGACAACAAAACTATATATAGTTTGAGCAACAAAGTTCAATCAGGCGGCGGATAACATGCAATTCTGTTATTCCTGCAGAAAGCCCAACTCGACTAAGCTCACTCTCATACGATTCACATTCTACTTGACAAACCAAAACACAAAATCCATGAACGATATCAGCGGAAATAAACACAGCAAACTGTACCTGGTAAGTCATGTTCCTGGATTTCGGCGCCCATTCCTCAGCAATCCTCTTTCTAACAAGCTCCGGGTCTACGGTAGGCGGAATTCTTATATTAAACCCTGCTTCAGCCTCAGAAGGCTGCATATTCATCGCATATCCCTAAACACACAAGCAATCAAACACCTCAACTTTCAAGCTCAGTtacaaacaccacaacaatcACCACTAAGCTAACAAAGACAGCACGACTCACATCACCAGAAACAATCCCGGCTTTCATGTAAACCGGATTGACCGAAATGACCTCGGAAAAAGGAGCATTCCCAGCCTTGACCTCGTCGAACTGCGCCTCCCTAAACCTGGTCATAACCTCAACGCTCTCCATCAGATTCTCCATGGCGCTATTATCGAACATTCTAGAACCATGCCCCGGCATCCCCTTAGCTTTCACGATCAAATTCCACGGCGTCCGGTCAGCGTAGAACACTCTTATCTCATCTCCCGGGTTGGCCTGCCCCTCGTCCAGAACAAACCCGACGTTCAGCTCCTTGAACTCGTCGGACACCGCGAACTTCGCGGCGCCGTCGAGGCCGCCGATTTCCTCGTCGGGGACGTAGGACACGTGGACGGTGCGGATGGGGCGGAAGCTGGAGGCTTGGAGGTTGCGGATGGCTTCGAGGTACTGGATGGCGATGCACTTGTCGTCCTGGGCCCCGCGGGCGAAGACGTGGCCTTCGGGGGTGAGGTGGGCCGAGAAAGGGGGGTGGGCCCACTTGGAGGGCTCGGCGGGGACGGAGTCGAGGTGGGAGTTGAGGAGGAGGGAAGGGAGGGCCGGGTCGGATCCGGGCCaggtgaggaggaggaggggctTGTTGGGGGCGAAGTGGAGGGTGCGGGAATGGAGGCCGATGGAGTGGGCTTGGGATTTGAGGTAGGACACGGCGGCGTAGTAGTCCGGGTTCGGGTGGGCGGTTTTGATCCGGAGGTAGTTCTGGAAGCGGGTGACGGGTGTGTCGGCTTCGGGTTGTTCTGGGTGGGCCCGGGTGGCGGGGAGGAGGAGTGTAAGTgtggtgaagaagaagacgatgaTGAAGGAGGTGCGAGAGGTAGACATGGCGGGCTGCTACTACTGCTCAACCAACAGTCCAAGTTCCAGTGACTACTGTTCAGTAGTcttatatttcattcttttttatttttaccaaTTATTTTTTACTTCCCGTGTCAAAACCGATAAAAATTGAGTTAATTTCGCCATCAGTATCTAAATTAttgtggcaaggtcaatgtagtaccccaattctgagttgtaccaatgtagtacccaaacttgtaatcCACTATCAATGAAGGGTCTGAGCCCAATTTCCGTTACGGTTTCGTTATCTCGGTCACGTGTCCCGCACGTgatcataaaaaaaagttcaacatcggtacccaaactcttgtggcaaAATCAATGTATTACCCAAACTTTGAGTTgtatcaatgtagtacccaaactcgtttttctCTATCAACGAGGGGTCTGAAGCCAATTTCTATCACAACTTCATCTTCTGCGTCACGTGTCACGTGTCATAACTTCTTAATTCTTATCTTTActcatttttttctcattctCCTTCACTCTCACTCATTCCACACCGTATTTATGAGCTCATATTTTGAGACAAAGAAACACTACGagttgtgtttcttccaaactcttCAATCACGATGACGACTTCTCCAAGCTCGGCAGCTCCGCCTTGAGCCACAACATCGTCTCCCTCACATATTCCACTTACGACATTCTCTCCCTCCACCTACGACATTCGAGGCATATAAAGCGATGCGGTCGACGGTCGAGAATCTCATAGTGAATGTCTGCGATCGTGACGTGTCGATGGATTGGGAGTTCCAAGGAGAGGTGGAGAAGCTCGAAGATGGTGTTGGTGGTGAAGGAGGAGGCGGTGGGGATGAGAGGAGGTGGAGCTCCTCGATACCACACTGTGGTGGTGAGGTATCTGGAGCATAATGAGAATGAATTGGTGTTTTGCCTAATTTGTAAgttgtttcttaattctaGATATTTAGTGTAAGAGTTTCTTATTTAAGGTCTTAGAACCCAAATAGAGTTATTCAAGTAaatactttttttattttgatccatAAGACGAAACCGTGACGTAAATTGGCCTCAGA from Argentina anserina chromosome 2, drPotAnse1.1, whole genome shotgun sequence carries:
- the LOC126783155 gene encoding uncharacterized protein LOC126783155; the protein is MSTSRTSFIIVFFFTTLTLLLPATRAHPEQPEADTPVTRFQNYLRIKTAHPNPDYYAAVSYLKSQAHSIGLHSRTLHFAPNKPLLLLTWPGSDPALPSLLLNSHLDSVPAEPSKWAHPPFSAHLTPEGHVFARGAQDDKCIAIQYLEAIRNLQASSFRPIRTVHVSYVPDEEIGGLDGAAKFAVSDEFKELNVGFVLDEGQANPGDEIRVFYADRTPWNLIVKAKGMPGHGSRMFDNSAMENLMESVEVMTRFREAQFDEVKAGNAPFSEVISVNPVYMKAGIVSGDGYAMNMQPSEAEAGFNIRIPPTVDPELVRKRIAEEWAPKSRNMTYQIIEGGPTRDYKGRPLLTPTDDSNPWWPVFKQAVTAAGGKLAMPEILPSTTDARFMRQQGIPTLGFSPMTNTPILLHDHNEFLKDTIFLKGIKVYESVISALSLFEGASH